In the Candidatus Hydrogenedens sp. genome, AACAATGGCTCTACCTACCGCCACTCTTTGTCGTTGTCCCCCAGAGAGAACTCTCGGTTTGACATTTAAATAATTAGTTAAACCTAATATTTCAGCCGCTTCTCGAACTCGTTTATCAATCTCCTGTTTGGAAACACCTCTTAACATTAAGCCAAAGGCCATGTTTTTATAGACAGTCATGTGGGGATATAACGCATAATTTTGAAAGACCATAGCGATATCGCGGTCTTTCGGATGAACATTGTTTACTAATTTGCCATCAATCAAAATATCCCCGGAAGTGATTTCTTCTAAACCTGCTACCATACGTAATGTTGTCGTTTTTCCACATCCCGAAGGTCCTACCAATACTACAAATTCTTTATCCTCTATTGTAATTGTTACATCTTTAACAGCAGTAAGGCCATTGGGATAAGTTTTCGTTAAATGTATTAGTTCAACTTTTGCCATCTTTATTTTTCCTATTCTTTTTTGTATATAGTATATTTATATTGTATTTTGTTTTATGTCGCTAATTAAACTTGTCCTAAAATCTGCAGGTATATCTGGGTTGTTAATAATTAGTGAGTTGATAATACATTCCATAATATATGTATAACCCGAAACATTTTCCGATTGTTTATCAGCGTAAAAATATTTGGGTGTATTTATATCTATTTTTTGAGGTTCAAGGTTTTGGGTAATTACAATTCTGACTTTTTCAATAGAGAGGGAACGAATATCTTGTGCTGTTATATTAGTATTTTGTTCTTTTTTTAATATGTTTAATAAAGAACCGATATTAGTTCCTCTTCCGGGAATGTAATATAGATTTAATTGTAAGTTATTAATGTATATATCATAATAAATTTTAAAATGGGAAGAAATATGTATCTTTGTTTGTATATGTCCTGATTGGAAAACAGGTTCATCAGGAAAAGGAGGTAAGTTTTTTATATATAAGTTTTTAAAATTAATAGAAAAATCCCAAGGATTTAAATAAGCCTGGTCAAAGTGGAGAGATATATTCGATGGTTTTGAAAATCTCTTTTCAACAATATTTGTTATAAAAAGGGTTCGACTGTATGGATAAAAGACAAAAATGCAACAAAGAAGAAATAGCAAAGAACCTGAAAGACTTATAACATAAAATATCTTTTGTTTGAAGGTAGTTTTTGCTTTCTTCTTTTTTGTAGGTCTTTTCTTTTTAGATTTTTTTTCGGGTGTGTCAGTCAAAGGTATGAGTCCAGTTTAATACCTTTTTGTGAAGGGATTTCTGTTTTTTCTTTAAACTTTCTTTACTGTCTTTTAATTTCATAGAAAGAGGCACCTCTACAGGCACCTGTTTGGGACTCCAAGAAAAACAGAAGGTGGTGTCATAACCATTAAGTATAAGGTATATCTTTACATTTTGAAGCCCTTCTTTGGGAACAAGGATTTCATTAGCGTTATAGGGAAAAATAAGGGTAACCTTTCGCTTAAATCTACGAAGGGTTCCCGATGGGATTTCTTCCAGTGATTTATCCAGAATAATCTGAGTGGGATGTATTTCTGTATTTTCATTCAAGAGCATGTAAATGTTAAATTCTCTTAAACAGACGCTATCATAAGCAATACTCATATCTTGAAAGGAGGAATCCAATACAATATCAATTGTTACTCCTTGTGATGGAGAACTCGGAGATGTCCATACAGCCTGGCTTTCAGGATTAAATATTTTTGGATAAGGACCCCGCATACATTGAATATTTGAGATAGGATTATCCGGAACGAAAGGTATTAATTCTCCTGCGGATACCATTTCTTCCTTATCTTTCTTATCTGTACTTGTTTTACAACTTATTTCGGAAACAACGCAATAAATGCATGAAATTAATATAAGCAAAGTATTAACAAAAAATTTAATATTAGAACAAAAACAAGTGTTCATTTTTAAATATGTAATTTTTTTATTTACCATATCTTTATGAAACTTTATTTTTACTTATATTAACAGATTTACTAAAAAATTAAAAATAAACACACATTATTCTTTTTTTTGAGGTTCCGTAGTTGAAACATCTACATGAGGTTTTGTTAAAGTTTGTTGAGTATCTTTTTTTACAGGTAAATCAATCGCACTTTTGCTTTCTTCTCCACCCTTACCATATTTTACAAGAACCATTTCTCCATCATTAGTAGATAATTTAACAATACCAAGAGGTTTTACCTCATCATTTAGCCAGATTTCTTTTGTTGTATTGTCCTCATCAATTCTGTAATGTTTTGCTTTGATTTTTCCATTTTTAAACTCAACATCTTCTTCACCAATAAGTTTTTTCTTTGAAGTCGTTTCCGTATTATCTGGCATGGTTTCACTATCAATATTTTGGGGAGGATTGGCACCTTCACGAACAATTATTTTATGAATTTTTTCTTTTCCATTTTTATCGTAAGAAATAAGAAAGCGATACACAGAAGGAAAGCCTTCCGTAGGTATAATTTCCGATTCTAACCATAATGCAGTGGTATTTTCATCTGTTTTTTCTGTACCCGTTATTGCCTGTCTTAATAAAATATGTGTTTTTGTTGTTTTATCTGTTATTTCATAAATAGCCCAGACACCGGGTTCGGATGAAAGCATCTTGCCTCTAAATAAATCTTCTATAAAACCCTGGGCAATTATTATTTTAGGGGAAAGTATAAATACAAAAAATAACTGTATATAGAAAATTTTATTGCAGGAAAAAAATTTATTCGTTTTTTTGAGAGAAAAATTACAAAACATATCTCATATAAACTAAATTAATAATCTTTGAATTTCAGTTTCTTTGTCTTCAGGTAGAGAGATAATCTCGTTTAATATATGAGCAACTTTATTCGAATCCGTCTGTATTAAGGTGTAAAGCAGTTTCAAAGTTAATTTTTGAATTAATTGGGGTGCATCATTAAGTTCTCGAACCATTTGAAAAAGATGGGTAGCATATATATCAAATATTTTTATAGAAATACTTTTTTCCGGGTTAGACATATCTTCCGGGGTAATGGGATAAATTCCATCGTCTTTCCACTCTTCAATCATGAGTTGCGTTTTTTCTGCTTCCCGCAGAATAAAATGTTCCCGAAGTCTTTTTTTACAGTATTGAGTGAGAAAACGGACATCTTCACACAGTTCATCTGCCTGGAGTAATCCTTGCTGGTCTAATAACTTAATATATTCCGATTTAAAGTATGCTGTGTAACTGAACCCGCGGAAGTGTAATCGAGGGAAGGGGATAAATCTTGCGAAACCATTCTCATCACAGAATAAAAGTCCTCGTCTTCCCGATGTGTTCCATTCTACAATAGTTAAAGTCGCATTGATAGTTTTTCCACTGGGCACAACTATATCGTGATACGGATATTCATACTGAGTTTTCTGGACATTTTGCGGGTCAATAGATATTCCATCATATATAATTTTTACATTTGGGTATTGCATTAAATAAGGAGCAAAAATATCAGTAATTTCCTCTAACGCAAGCACCCCTCGTATAAGGGAGGTATTATCATTGGGTAGAGCAATTCGAACATACATACCTGTGGAATTTTCGTATTCTGTAACAGGTTCTGGTTCGGATACTTCAAATACAGATAAATTTTCTATATCTCCCTTGATATAGAAACAATACAGATTATTTCCATCTCGATAAATGCTTTTCCACGATACTTTGTTCCCCAAAGAAAAGGCACGAAATCGCCCTTTACCGTATTTCCCATGCAAAATTCTTTTTTCATTTGGAGTAACATATTCGCCTCTTTTCCAGGAACCACCTAAATTGCTAAAAGAAATTAAAGCCTCTTCAAATTGCAATCCATTACCATCATCAATAATATCAATATAATCCAAACCGCTTAATTCGTTTTCAATAAAACGAACCTGTACCTGTTTTGCCTCTGCATCGAGGGCATTCCAGATTAATTCAACAATGGCATTTAAAGGACGGGTTTTTCCTATAGTTTCGAGATGGTCTTCTTTAACTTGAATGTGTATTGTTCGCATGTGTTGACCTTATTTTAAAGTTCCCATGATATTTTAATAAAAATGATGCTTGTAAATAAATTATTCATCATGGGTTTTAAGAAATTTTTCGATGGTCTACGACCCTGCATGCTTTTCCTGTAGAGCGTTCCAATGTATTCGGCGGAAGCAACTCTATATTAACATGAATTCCTGTAATTTCATTAATTTTGCGAAGGACACGGTCTCGTAGAGATTGCATCTCACTCATTTTATCGGAGATATATCCGGGTTGCAGTTCTACTTTTACAGATATTTCATCTAAGATACCCGGTCTTGATACTTCAATTAAATAATGGGGAGAAATTCCTGGAACTTGAAGAATGGCTTCTTCAATTTGAGATGGGAATACATTTACACCCCGAATGATTAGCATATCATCTGAGCGTCCTTTTACACGGGACATCCGTTTTGTCGTCCTACCACAGGGACATGGGCTGGTGTCTAAATAGGCAAGGTCTCTTGTCCTGTAACGGATTATTGGAAACGCTTCCTTTGTTAAACTTGTAAAAACCAATTCACCATATTCGCCCTCTTTTACAGGTTCAAGTGTAGAAGGGTTTAGGCATTCTACAATAAAATGGTCTTCTTGAATATGCATACCCTTCTGCAAATAACACTC is a window encoding:
- a CDS encoding ATP-binding protein, producing the protein MRTIHIQVKEDHLETIGKTRPLNAIVELIWNALDAEAKQVQVRFIENELSGLDYIDIIDDGNGLQFEEALISFSNLGGSWKRGEYVTPNEKRILHGKYGKGRFRAFSLGNKVSWKSIYRDGNNLYCFYIKGDIENLSVFEVSEPEPVTEYENSTGMYVRIALPNDNTSLIRGVLALEEITDIFAPYLMQYPNVKIIYDGISIDPQNVQKTQYEYPYHDIVVPSGKTINATLTIVEWNTSGRRGLLFCDENGFARFIPFPRLHFRGFSYTAYFKSEYIKLLDQQGLLQADELCEDVRFLTQYCKKRLREHFILREAEKTQLMIEEWKDDGIYPITPEDMSNPEKSISIKIFDIYATHLFQMVRELNDAPQLIQKLTLKLLYTLIQTDSNKVAHILNEIISLPEDKETEIQRLLI